One window from the genome of Parabacteroides sp. FAFU027 encodes:
- a CDS encoding C40 family peptidase — protein sequence MKATNKSKVWIKLLLLCMITLSSCKSKHHVSIRNYDRKELSQLYGFAISNHDNLNLYREAAIWLNTPHCDGGTGNSCIDCSYFVYLIYKTVYNQEIARNSRDIFSKNCKEISKNRLQEGDLVFFNTMKSRSNPISHVGIYLKDGKFIHTSTSKGVMVSSLDEDYYRKAWICAGRVR from the coding sequence ATGAAAGCCACGAATAAATCTAAAGTTTGGATAAAACTACTATTGCTTTGCATGATTACTTTGAGCTCATGTAAAAGCAAGCATCATGTTTCTATCCGGAATTACGACAGGAAAGAGTTGTCTCAACTGTATGGTTTCGCGATTTCAAATCATGACAATCTTAATCTTTATCGCGAAGCTGCGATCTGGTTAAATACTCCACACTGCGATGGGGGCACCGGAAACAGTTGTATTGATTGCTCTTACTTCGTGTACCTTATCTATAAAACGGTATATAACCAGGAGATTGCCCGCAATTCGAGGGATATCTTCAGTAAAAACTGCAAGGAGATTTCTAAGAATCGACTGCAAGAAGGAGATTTGGTCTTTTTCAATACGATGAAATCACGAAGCAATCCGATTTCACACGTGGGGATTTACCTGAAAGATGGAAAATTCATCCATACTTCGACTTCTAAAGGGGTAATGGTGAGTAGTCTGGACGAAGATTATTACCGCAAAGCCTGGATTTGTGCAGGAAGAGTACGATAA
- a CDS encoding heavy metal-binding domain-containing protein: MKKTFFASLALSVGLFVASCPGIVNAQSSLKKVVQTQKVEKTYYTCPMHPQIKKDKAGKCPICGMALVEKKVEVKKTVRMQNVQDSAMVKRQHMMKKGGDMRMKRDSMMKKGHMMKKEGIQKMKRDTAKVKRRIGM, translated from the coding sequence ATGAAAAAGACTTTTTTTGCTTCGTTGGCCCTTTCTGTAGGCTTGTTTGTTGCGTCATGCCCCGGCATTGTAAATGCTCAGAGTTCCCTGAAGAAAGTTGTTCAGACTCAAAAGGTGGAAAAGACCTATTACACCTGTCCGATGCACCCACAGATTAAAAAAGACAAGGCTGGCAAGTGCCCGATATGCGGCATGGCGTTAGTCGAAAAGAAAGTAGAAGTGAAGAAAACGGTCAGGATGCAGAATGTACAGGATTCTGCGATGGTGAAAAGACAACACATGATGAAAAAAGGAGGGGATATGCGCATGAAGCGTGATTCTATGATGAAAAAAGGTCACATGATGAAAAAAGAAGGGATTCAGAAAATGAAGAGAGACACGGCTAAGGTGAAACGCCGTATTGGCATGTAA